A single window of Cheilinus undulatus linkage group 12, ASM1832078v1, whole genome shotgun sequence DNA harbors:
- the ptrh2 gene encoding peptidyl-tRNA hydrolase 2, mitochondrial — MKPHSCCQVIEQTGRFNRMDLLYGPVGLGVVAGLGCGLFLGWHLRSRFGPASKNLMAAMGNGTGEASVMGEGGEFKMILVVRNDLKMGKGKVAAQCSHAAVSAYKQVQRRNPDLLKQWEYCGQPKVVVKAPNEDTLIDLLGHAKEVGLPVSLIQDAGRTQIAPGSRTVLGIGPGPADLIDKVTGDLKLY; from the exons ATGAAGCCTCATTCATGCTGTCAAGTCATCGAACAAACCGGCAG GTTTAACAGGATGGATTTGTTGTACGGTCCTGTGGGTTTAGGCGTAGTAGCGGGACTGGGCTGTGGGCTCTTCCTCGGTTGGCACCTTCGTTCTCGCTTCGGCCCCGCATCCAAAAACCTGATGGCAGCCATGGGGAACGGCACAGGCGAAGCGAGCGTGATGGGAGAGGGAGGCGAGTTCAAGATGATCCTGGTGGTTAGAAACGACCTGAAGATGGGCAAAGGTAAAGTTGCTGCCCAGTGCTCCCATGCTGCTGTGTCGGCATACAAACAGGTCCAGCGAAGGAACCCTGACCTGCTCAAACAGTGGGAGTACTGCGGTCAGCCTAAAGTGGTGGTGAAAGCCCCCAATGAGGACACTCTGATTGATCTGCTGGGTCACGCCAAAGAGGTGGGGCTTCCTGTCAGCCTGATTCAGGACGCAGGAAGGACACAAATCGCTCCAGGTTCACGCACTGTGCTGGGGATCGGACCAGGACCTGCTGATCTTATCGACAAAGTCACTGGAGACTTGAAGCTCTACTAA